A part of Streptomyces sp. NBC_01210 genomic DNA contains:
- a CDS encoding LysR family transcriptional regulator has protein sequence MEIRDIEIFLTLAEELHFGRTAERLHVTAARVSQAIKKQERQIGGALFARTSHHVSLTPLGRQLHDDLLPVHRGLQRSLERAALAAQGKTEVLRLGMTSSNVEDLRPVLDEFSSRHPACMVQIRAVGYNDPFTALRHDTIDVLLAWLPIREPDLTVGPVAYTEPVVLCVSSAHPLAKRDSISYEDLADETVLTGAAPDYWREALIPAYTSSGRPIPKGPTAVDGTQLLAIVASGEAVCPVHAHALRYYGRPDIAYIPIHDAPLSRWALSWHTSSETDRIRALAKVVHDLGPMAL, from the coding sequence GTGGAGATCAGAGACATCGAGATCTTCTTGACGCTCGCAGAGGAGCTGCACTTCGGCCGGACCGCCGAACGGCTGCACGTCACCGCGGCGCGAGTCAGCCAGGCCATCAAGAAGCAGGAAAGGCAGATCGGCGGCGCGCTCTTCGCCCGCACCAGCCATCACGTCAGCCTTACCCCGCTCGGTCGGCAGTTGCACGACGACCTGCTCCCGGTGCACCGCGGTCTTCAGCGGAGTCTGGAGCGGGCCGCGCTGGCCGCGCAGGGTAAGACTGAGGTGCTGCGCCTGGGCATGACGTCCAGTAACGTCGAGGACCTAAGGCCCGTCCTCGACGAGTTCTCATCCCGCCATCCCGCCTGCATGGTGCAGATCCGCGCCGTGGGATACAACGACCCTTTCACCGCACTGCGCCACGACACGATCGACGTCCTGCTCGCCTGGCTCCCTATCCGGGAACCCGACCTCACAGTGGGCCCGGTTGCCTACACCGAACCCGTCGTGTTGTGCGTATCCTCCGCCCACCCCCTGGCGAAGCGAGACTCCATCTCCTACGAGGACCTTGCCGACGAGACCGTCCTGACCGGCGCCGCGCCCGACTACTGGCGAGAGGCGCTGATCCCCGCCTACACCTCCAGCGGGCGGCCGATCCCCAAGGGGCCGACTGCAGTCGACGGCACGCAACTACTCGCCATCGTCGCCAGCGGGGAAGCGGTGTGCCCCGTGCACGCGCACGCGCTGCGCTACTACGGGCGGCCTGACATCGCCTACATCCCCATCCACGACGCCCCGCTCAGCCGCTGGGCCTTGAGCTGGCACACGAGCAGCGAGACCGACCGGATTCGCGCCTTGGCCAAGGTCGTTCACGACCTCGGTCCGATGGCCCTGTGA
- a CDS encoding C40 family peptidase, whose amino-acid sequence MSDSLLRAVCTAALAVATVTAAVPAPPAAAVPPAPTTVSGMLTELQKLYRQIEEAGETYNATEVKLRQQQAETARLARDLATARNAIDAGRRDVGRLAREQYQGQSDLSSYLQLLLAKNPRQALDQDHLIERAASDRLATIARLEEGAKRADTLASESRKALDKEQTLANKQKQARDRATARLKEVEKLLASLSVEEIAELAALERSHTAKAQKKLLSTGVLNGKRTPSEEGDQALEYAVEQIGKPYVWGAEGPQAYDCSGLTSQAWARAGRTIPRTSQEQWRELPKVSLRRLRPGDLVIYFPKATHVAIYLGEGLVVQAPHPGTRVKVSPIAANPLLGAVRPDPDGAALRSYTRPELPHGATAGSDAAYGAEPAPGAG is encoded by the coding sequence GTGTCAGACAGTTTGCTCCGTGCTGTCTGTACGGCGGCGCTGGCCGTCGCCACGGTGACCGCAGCGGTGCCGGCACCACCGGCCGCCGCCGTGCCGCCCGCGCCCACGACCGTCTCCGGAATGCTGACCGAACTTCAGAAGCTGTACCGCCAGATCGAGGAGGCCGGCGAGACGTACAACGCCACGGAGGTAAAACTCAGGCAGCAGCAGGCCGAGACGGCCAGGCTCGCCCGCGACCTGGCCACAGCGCGCAACGCGATCGACGCCGGCCGCCGCGACGTGGGCCGACTGGCGCGGGAGCAGTACCAGGGGCAGTCCGATCTCTCCTCCTACCTCCAGTTGCTGCTCGCCAAGAACCCGCGGCAAGCCCTCGACCAGGACCATCTGATCGAGCGCGCGGCCAGCGACCGGCTGGCGACGATCGCGCGGCTCGAGGAGGGCGCGAAGCGGGCGGACACGCTGGCGAGCGAGTCCCGCAAGGCCCTGGACAAGGAACAGACGCTCGCGAACAAGCAGAAGCAGGCGCGCGACAGGGCCACGGCGCGGCTGAAGGAGGTCGAGAAGCTGCTCGCCTCGCTCTCCGTCGAGGAGATCGCCGAACTGGCCGCGCTGGAGCGGTCCCACACCGCGAAGGCCCAGAAGAAGCTGCTCTCCACGGGCGTGCTCAACGGCAAGCGCACCCCTTCCGAGGAGGGCGACCAGGCGCTGGAGTACGCCGTCGAACAGATTGGCAAGCCGTACGTCTGGGGCGCGGAGGGCCCCCAGGCGTACGACTGCTCCGGGCTGACCTCGCAGGCCTGGGCGCGGGCCGGACGCACCATCCCGCGTACGTCGCAGGAACAGTGGCGGGAGCTCCCGAAGGTGTCACTGCGCCGGCTGCGCCCCGGTGACCTGGTGATCTACTTCCCCAAGGCCACCCATGTGGCGATCTATCTGGGCGAGGGCCTGGTGGTGCAGGCCCCGCACCCCGGCACCCGCGTCAAGGTCTCGCCGATCGCCGCGAACCCGCTGCTGGGCGCGGTCCGCCCGGATCCGGACGGAGCCGCGCTGCGCAGCTACACACGGCCGGAGCTGCCGCACGGCGCGACGGCGGGCTCGGACGCGGCGTACGGAGCGGAGCCGGCCCCGGGCGCCGGCTGA
- a CDS encoding outer membrane protein assembly factor BamB family protein → MEPLQQDDPRQIGPFTTLARHGDSAVCVRYLAHGPNGAIAVVSVARPELAALTAFRRRFRSETRRTQRLAGGWVAPIESSTDGTEGTEGAEARDGEPLWTASPYVPALTLREAIALAGPLPERAVRILGAALAEILSRVHATGTVLHGLAPDTVLLAADGPRLTAFGALGAAAVAEARPDGQLTVKLGYLTPEQSTGAKPGPASDIFVLGLLLAYASTGTTPLADADRIAHGEPQLGGVPGELRPLVAHCLSKSPEERPSASTVAADLAPEGAAALAREGWLPPSLVAAVEAQAARVRSLEQGDTWGAGPGSGSGQSKADLQPADAKPADAVAAQHAVAVGAGPGSLRDTDTLLVGGGRNAPGADGLGAGVDRVTAALAVPAARSAPTSTAAAVARPAVAPATAAPLPTPALPAAPVPTAPLPAALPPGVPAPDRRALLTGIVGAAAGLVVGGAAVYAVAAGDSDKKPAQAAPAPRRTPMAGLPPEPVWRYEHPATAAEPLSATVWQDRVLVLTGKEQSTGVDLRTGRPLWQRKEAASASRAVPVDDVLCFVDTPDAFLWIAAQDGQVKHRIAKAALAGPGEVLTLTGRTGLDGTTLWMTGQVKKGAALESYLLAYDLVARKWLWRTRIPGAPAPHAPQYQLIGVRPAEIVVRQYASTLTPAQQKAAKGASVLLAFDRKTGKQLKSLLLAGVHPAAALVGDAPGRLFAPVADRLNAYTISTGALLWRLAPADTAPGESGVFGFGGAILRSPMLYVANHHQQVSAVDTANGRRLWQRSTDAPVSNETPGTGVSTSGRTVLAYDSGQLTAFAARDGKRLWKFQETGAQDSGTDTPRYEPLAGGGRNLVVRRDRTFYALPVD, encoded by the coding sequence ATGGAGCCGCTGCAGCAGGACGATCCGCGCCAGATCGGCCCGTTCACCACCCTGGCGCGCCACGGGGATTCGGCGGTCTGCGTCCGCTACCTCGCGCACGGGCCGAACGGCGCGATCGCGGTCGTCTCGGTGGCCAGGCCGGAGCTGGCGGCGCTGACGGCGTTCCGGCGCCGCTTCCGGTCGGAGACGCGGCGGACGCAGCGGCTGGCCGGGGGCTGGGTGGCGCCGATCGAGTCCAGTACGGACGGCACGGAAGGGACCGAGGGTGCTGAGGCCAGGGACGGGGAGCCGCTGTGGACGGCGAGCCCGTACGTCCCGGCGCTGACGCTGCGCGAGGCCATCGCGCTGGCCGGCCCACTTCCGGAACGGGCGGTACGAATACTGGGCGCGGCTCTTGCGGAGATCCTTTCGCGCGTGCATGCGACCGGAACGGTGCTGCACGGGCTGGCGCCCGACACGGTGCTGCTCGCGGCGGACGGACCGCGGCTCACCGCGTTCGGGGCACTGGGCGCGGCCGCCGTCGCGGAGGCGCGTCCGGACGGGCAACTGACGGTGAAGCTCGGCTATCTGACCCCGGAACAGTCGACGGGCGCGAAGCCCGGACCGGCGTCGGACATTTTCGTCCTGGGCCTGCTGCTGGCGTACGCGTCGACGGGTACGACCCCACTGGCGGACGCGGACCGTATCGCTCACGGAGAGCCGCAACTGGGCGGAGTACCCGGCGAGTTGCGCCCCTTGGTGGCCCACTGCCTGTCCAAGTCTCCGGAGGAGCGCCCTTCGGCGAGCACGGTGGCGGCGGACCTGGCCCCGGAGGGCGCGGCGGCACTGGCCCGGGAGGGCTGGCTGCCCCCGAGCCTGGTCGCTGCGGTGGAGGCGCAGGCGGCGCGGGTGAGGTCGCTGGAGCAGGGGGATACGTGGGGGGCCGGTCCCGGCTCGGGCTCCGGCCAGTCGAAGGCAGACCTCCAACCGGCGGACGCGAAGCCTGCGGATGCGGTGGCGGCACAGCACGCGGTCGCCGTCGGCGCGGGGCCGGGCTCCCTGCGGGACACGGACACCCTGCTCGTGGGCGGCGGTCGCAACGCGCCCGGGGCGGACGGGCTCGGGGCGGGCGTTGACCGGGTCACCGCCGCGCTCGCCGTACCTGCGGCGCGGAGCGCACCGACCAGCACCGCAGCCGCAGTCGCACGGCCGGCCGTCGCTCCTGCGACCGCAGCGCCGCTCCCCACCCCGGCCCTTCCCGCAGCGCCCGTTCCCACCGCGCCCCTTCCCGCAGCGCTGCCCCCCGGCGTGCCCGCGCCCGATCGGCGTGCGCTGCTCACCGGCATCGTCGGCGCGGCTGCCGGGCTCGTGGTCGGCGGCGCCGCGGTGTACGCCGTCGCCGCCGGGGACTCGGACAAGAAACCCGCCCAAGCCGCCCCCGCTCCGCGCCGCACCCCGATGGCCGGGCTGCCGCCGGAGCCGGTGTGGCGGTACGAGCATCCGGCGACCGCCGCCGAACCGCTGTCCGCCACCGTCTGGCAGGACCGGGTGCTGGTCCTGACCGGCAAGGAGCAGTCCACCGGGGTCGATCTCCGTACCGGAAGACCGCTCTGGCAGCGCAAGGAGGCCGCGTCCGCCTCCCGCGCCGTACCCGTCGACGACGTGCTCTGCTTCGTGGACACCCCCGACGCGTTCCTGTGGATCGCGGCACAGGATGGACAGGTCAAGCACCGGATCGCCAAGGCCGCGCTGGCCGGTCCGGGCGAGGTCCTGACGCTCACCGGCAGGACAGGCCTGGACGGGACGACGCTCTGGATGACCGGCCAGGTCAAGAAGGGCGCCGCGCTGGAGTCGTACCTGCTCGCGTACGACCTCGTCGCCCGGAAGTGGCTGTGGCGCACCCGGATCCCGGGCGCACCTGCCCCCCATGCGCCGCAGTACCAGCTGATCGGTGTGCGCCCCGCCGAGATCGTCGTACGGCAGTACGCGTCCACCCTGACCCCCGCTCAGCAGAAGGCCGCCAAGGGCGCATCCGTGCTGCTGGCCTTCGACCGGAAGACCGGCAAGCAGCTCAAGTCACTGCTGCTGGCCGGCGTCCATCCCGCCGCCGCCCTGGTGGGCGATGCGCCGGGCAGGCTGTTCGCCCCGGTGGCCGACCGGCTGAACGCGTACACAATCAGCACCGGCGCGCTGCTGTGGCGGCTGGCCCCGGCCGATACGGCTCCCGGCGAGAGCGGAGTCTTCGGTTTCGGCGGCGCGATCCTCCGCAGCCCCATGCTGTACGTCGCCAACCACCACCAGCAGGTGTCCGCTGTCGACACCGCGAACGGCCGTCGACTGTGGCAGCGCTCCACCGACGCGCCGGTGTCGAACGAGACTCCGGGGACCGGCGTCAGCACGAGCGGCCGGACGGTACTCGCGTACGACAGCGGCCAGCTCACCGCGTTCGCCGCGCGCGACGGAAAGCGGCTGTGGAAGTTCCAGGAGACGGGCGCGCAGGACAGCGGAACCGACACACCCCGCTACGAGCCCCTCGCCGGTGGCGGCCGGAATCTCGTCGTCCGGCGGGACCGGACCTTTTACGCCCTGCCGGTGGACTGA
- a CDS encoding ABC transporter substrate-binding protein — translation MKTGFKRAAAPLALFTLAALLAGCGGDSDSGSKKVTVWMYPVIADPKASSAYWAQIEADFEKAAPGTSLTIEQQPWENRDQKIATAFGGGKGPDVVLLTPDQIPQFSASGAISPVDGALKSSVGKFLPATLDAMKQKGKIYGAPIYQTITTTVYNKKLLTAAGVATPPGTWDEIKAAAPKLKKNGVALLDYSASNEASLNLNFYPLLWQAGGSVFTEDGKRAAFNSPEGVEALTFLTDLYKAGSVPRSSMTNTNLLADQALGKQQAAMGFSVVLADAELAAKTWGSENVVVGAPLRGPAKEVAFGIPGALSVNAKSGNAAGAEKFLAFMTEPEQVKSLGRASGYFSPRTDVTVPNASPYAKQYQAALADVSPGEPNPAARQLMGLLAPEIQAALAGKKSPKEALDSAAKAADDLLARQR, via the coding sequence ATGAAGACAGGCTTCAAGCGCGCCGCCGCACCTCTCGCCCTGTTCACGCTCGCCGCCCTGCTCGCCGGCTGTGGCGGAGACAGCGATTCGGGGTCGAAGAAGGTCACCGTCTGGATGTACCCGGTGATCGCCGATCCCAAGGCCAGCTCCGCCTACTGGGCGCAGATCGAGGCGGACTTCGAGAAAGCCGCGCCGGGCACCTCGCTCACCATCGAGCAGCAGCCGTGGGAGAACCGCGACCAGAAGATCGCCACGGCGTTCGGCGGCGGCAAGGGGCCGGACGTCGTCCTGCTGACGCCGGACCAGATTCCGCAGTTCTCCGCCAGCGGCGCCATCAGCCCGGTGGACGGGGCGCTCAAGTCCAGCGTCGGCAAGTTCCTGCCGGCCACCCTTGACGCGATGAAACAGAAGGGCAAGATCTACGGCGCGCCCATCTACCAGACCATCACGACCACCGTCTACAACAAGAAGTTGCTGACCGCAGCCGGTGTCGCCACACCGCCCGGCACCTGGGACGAGATCAAGGCCGCCGCCCCCAAGCTCAAGAAGAACGGCGTCGCGCTCCTCGACTACTCCGCCAGCAACGAGGCCTCGCTGAACCTCAACTTCTATCCGCTGTTGTGGCAGGCCGGCGGCAGCGTCTTCACCGAGGACGGCAAGAGGGCCGCCTTCAACAGTCCCGAGGGTGTCGAGGCGCTCACCTTCCTCACCGACCTCTACAAGGCGGGCTCGGTCCCCAGGTCGTCGATGACGAACACCAACCTCCTCGCAGACCAGGCACTCGGCAAGCAGCAGGCTGCCATGGGCTTCTCCGTCGTCCTCGCCGACGCCGAACTGGCCGCGAAGACCTGGGGCTCGGAGAACGTCGTGGTGGGAGCGCCGCTCAGGGGCCCCGCGAAGGAGGTCGCGTTCGGCATCCCCGGTGCGCTCAGCGTCAACGCCAAGTCCGGGAATGCGGCGGGCGCGGAGAAGTTCCTCGCCTTCATGACAGAGCCGGAGCAGGTCAAGTCCCTGGGCAGGGCCAGCGGTTACTTCTCACCGCGTACGGACGTCACGGTGCCGAACGCATCTCCGTACGCGAAGCAGTACCAGGCGGCGCTGGCGGACGTCAGTCCCGGTGAGCCCAACCCGGCCGCGCGCCAGCTGATGGGTCTGCTCGCGCCGGAGATCCAGGCGGCGCTGGCGGGGAAGAAGAGCCCCAAGGAAGCGCTCGACTCGGCGGCCAAGGCGGCCGACGACCTCCTGGCGCGGCAGCGTTGA
- a CDS encoding carbohydrate ABC transporter permease — MATGEPATREVATVRVQATGKRAVRKAGRHQGRPGTPARRREALVGLAFVAPMLVLFIVFRFGPTIGAVFLSLTDYRLSGEWRFIGAENYTRLFEDDLFWGSLGVTAVYTAVYVPMTVLLALGTAVLLHRTIWLRGFFRGLFFLPYVTSIVLAAVIWKWIYQVDDGLLNAALGALSLGPVDFLGDESLVLPSIAATSAWKGFGYTMLILLAGLQSIPREITEAATIDGAGAWQRFRWVTLPLLRPVLFFVLVIEAIQAFQVFDAMYVMTAGGPIRASYSLVYFLYDSGFKYFDFGYASAVGLMLFLVVLIFSLIQRRLIGREAD; from the coding sequence GTGGCCACAGGTGAACCGGCCACGCGCGAGGTGGCCACCGTCCGCGTGCAGGCCACCGGCAAGCGGGCCGTTCGCAAGGCGGGCCGTCACCAAGGCCGGCCCGGCACCCCCGCACGACGGCGCGAGGCCCTCGTCGGCCTCGCGTTCGTGGCCCCCATGCTGGTGCTGTTCATCGTCTTCCGATTCGGCCCGACCATCGGTGCGGTGTTCCTCTCGCTCACCGACTACCGGCTCAGCGGCGAATGGCGGTTCATCGGGGCCGAGAACTACACCCGCCTGTTCGAGGACGACCTGTTCTGGGGGAGCCTGGGCGTCACCGCCGTCTACACCGCGGTCTATGTCCCGATGACCGTGCTGCTCGCTCTCGGCACGGCCGTGCTGCTGCATCGCACCATCTGGCTGCGCGGCTTCTTCCGCGGCCTGTTCTTCCTGCCCTACGTCACCAGCATCGTGCTGGCCGCCGTCATCTGGAAGTGGATCTACCAGGTCGACGACGGGCTCCTCAACGCCGCTCTCGGCGCCCTCTCCCTCGGCCCGGTCGACTTTCTCGGCGATGAGTCCCTTGTCCTGCCCTCCATTGCCGCGACCTCCGCCTGGAAGGGCTTCGGCTACACCATGCTGATCCTTCTCGCCGGGCTCCAGTCCATCCCCCGCGAGATCACCGAGGCGGCGACCATCGACGGCGCCGGCGCCTGGCAGCGCTTCCGCTGGGTGACGCTGCCGCTGCTGCGGCCCGTGCTTTTCTTTGTACTCGTCATCGAGGCGATCCAGGCCTTCCAGGTCTTCGACGCGATGTATGTCATGACCGCGGGCGGACCGATCCGGGCCAGTTATTCGCTCGTCTACTTCCTGTACGACTCGGGGTTCAAGTACTTCGACTTCGGGTACGCCAGCGCGGTCGGCCTGATGCTCTTCCTCGTAGTCCTGATCTTCTCGCTCATCCAGCGCCGGCTCATCGGAAGGGAGGCCGACTGA
- a CDS encoding carbohydrate ABC transporter permease: MARLRLPVLLILVAFVTVTPFLVMVLVAFAPPGGQTLPGAFDLTRATWQNFSDVLNGADIGRWALNSLVYSLVSVVLILLFSSMAGYAFAKKRFPGREILFWAFLATLMVPFQATLIPYYILVSKMGGVDTYWGLIVPTLANSQAVFLMRQFMYQLPDELFEAAKIDGASEWRIYTTIVIPLIRPILATLGVFVFLWHWNDFLWPLVIGQSEQMRTLTVGLATLQGENMAVNQIMAGATITVLPCLLVFGLLQRYLTDSIATTGLKN, translated from the coding sequence ATGGCGCGGCTCAGACTCCCCGTGCTGCTGATCCTGGTCGCGTTCGTTACCGTCACGCCGTTCCTGGTGATGGTGCTGGTCGCCTTCGCCCCGCCGGGCGGTCAGACCCTCCCCGGTGCCTTCGACCTCACCCGCGCCACCTGGCAGAACTTCTCCGACGTCCTCAACGGTGCGGACATCGGCCGCTGGGCGCTCAACTCCCTCGTGTATTCGCTGGTTTCGGTCGTGCTGATCCTGCTGTTCTCGTCGATGGCCGGATACGCCTTCGCCAAGAAGCGGTTCCCCGGGCGCGAGATCCTGTTCTGGGCATTCCTCGCGACGCTGATGGTGCCCTTTCAGGCCACCCTCATCCCGTACTACATCCTGGTGTCGAAGATGGGCGGCGTCGACACGTACTGGGGGCTGATCGTGCCGACGCTCGCCAACTCCCAGGCGGTTTTCCTGATGCGGCAGTTCATGTACCAGTTGCCCGACGAGCTCTTCGAGGCGGCGAAGATCGACGGGGCGTCGGAGTGGCGGATCTACACCACCATCGTCATTCCGCTCATCCGGCCGATCCTGGCGACCCTCGGGGTGTTCGTCTTCCTGTGGCACTGGAACGACTTCCTCTGGCCGCTGGTGATCGGGCAGTCCGAGCAGATGCGCACCCTCACCGTCGGCCTCGCCACGCTGCAGGGCGAGAACATGGCCGTGAACCAGATCATGGCCGGCGCCACCATCACCGTGCTGCCCTGCCTGCTCGTCTTCGGACTGCTCCAGCGGTATCTGACCGACTCGATCGCCACCACCGGTCTCAAGAACTGA
- a CDS encoding LLM class flavin-dependent oxidoreductase, whose amino-acid sequence MSQRSMRVGLYVNLYADKADRPRLADAVEQVRLAEQAGFDWVVLGERHLHRPGYHEALTSLAYLAAHTERIGLATAGLIAPVYQPVWLAETLAHIDVLSGGRLTAGFVLGYRPEEFTLYGTQPRERVSRFEECLELVTRLWTEDEVTHHGRWTSVDDAFLAPRPVQSPRPRIWNGGRVSAALERTARMCDGWTTSFNELDSELPGKIAEYRSYPRGAASLGAEVIVCREGYAAATSKQARAALEGPLRGLYDAYGDWKRTSADAARYAQQWDDIEARSVIGSVDQCVQRLGEYGEMGADGVVLRIQPPGMPQTDALSAIESFGTEVLPGLAG is encoded by the coding sequence ATGTCACAGCGCTCCATGCGTGTCGGCCTCTACGTCAATCTCTACGCGGACAAGGCCGACCGGCCCCGGCTCGCCGATGCGGTGGAGCAGGTCCGGCTGGCCGAACAGGCCGGATTCGACTGGGTGGTACTCGGCGAACGCCATCTGCACCGGCCCGGCTACCACGAGGCCCTCACCTCTCTGGCGTATCTCGCCGCGCACACCGAGCGGATCGGGCTCGCCACGGCGGGGCTGATCGCCCCGGTCTACCAGCCGGTGTGGCTGGCCGAGACCCTCGCGCACATCGATGTGCTCTCCGGCGGGCGGCTCACCGCCGGTTTCGTACTCGGCTACCGGCCCGAGGAGTTCACGCTGTACGGCACTCAGCCGCGCGAGCGCGTGTCCCGCTTCGAGGAGTGCCTGGAGCTGGTCACCCGGCTGTGGACCGAGGACGAGGTCACCCACCACGGCCGCTGGACGTCGGTGGACGATGCCTTTCTCGCGCCACGCCCGGTGCAGTCCCCGCGGCCACGCATCTGGAACGGCGGGCGGGTATCCGCCGCTCTGGAGCGTACGGCCCGGATGTGTGACGGCTGGACGACCTCCTTCAACGAGCTCGACTCCGAACTGCCCGGCAAGATCGCGGAGTACCGCTCCTACCCACGCGGCGCGGCGAGTCTCGGCGCGGAAGTCATCGTCTGCCGCGAGGGCTACGCCGCCGCCACCTCGAAGCAGGCGCGGGCCGCCCTGGAGGGCCCGCTGCGCGGGCTGTACGACGCCTACGGCGACTGGAAGCGCACCTCGGCCGATGCCGCGCGATATGCCCAGCAGTGGGACGACATCGAGGCGCGCTCCGTGATCGGCTCGGTGGACCAGTGCGTGCAGCGGCTCGGCGAGTACGGCGAGATGGGCGCCGATGGCGTAGTGCTGCGCATCCAGCCGCCCGGCATGCCGCAGACGGACGCTCTCAGCGCAATCGAGTCGTTCGGGACCGAGGTGCTGCCGGGCCTCGCCGGCTGA
- a CDS encoding dihydrodipicolinate synthase family protein, whose protein sequence is MSATEDLVRGLRGTVLPAVATPMDPRGVVDLDALRGYAERIAAERIGGVAVWAHTGRGLHLSGPDRHQVLRIWRDVVEGPIVAGVGVPRSVRPSNLREAWDATVAMAVEAAGLGADAVMVYPLAQFAERPGGQSEAVRLHERVAEESGLPVLGFFLHGEAGGYPYPPELIRRLLALPSAAGVKLATLDRAMACQDAIRAAGESGKLVITGEDRMFGPSLMWGADSALVGIAAARVSLTTAVLDCWRAGDHTGFVRASARLDRFAEATFLAPIEGYVQRMLWAAVWEGLIPEEAAHDPYGPTLPPTERQVVVDCLAQLAKDDD, encoded by the coding sequence ATGTCTGCGACGGAGGACCTGGTACGCGGGCTGCGCGGCACCGTACTGCCCGCGGTGGCCACGCCCATGGATCCCCGGGGAGTCGTGGACCTGGACGCGCTGCGCGGTTACGCCGAGCGGATCGCGGCCGAGCGGATCGGCGGCGTGGCCGTCTGGGCACACACAGGCCGCGGTCTTCATCTCTCCGGGCCCGACCGTCATCAGGTGCTGCGCATCTGGCGGGACGTGGTCGAGGGGCCGATCGTGGCAGGAGTGGGGGTGCCACGCTCGGTCCGCCCCAGCAACCTGCGGGAGGCATGGGACGCCACCGTCGCGATGGCTGTGGAGGCGGCCGGTCTCGGCGCTGACGCGGTCATGGTCTATCCGCTGGCGCAGTTCGCCGAGCGCCCCGGGGGACAGTCGGAGGCGGTACGGCTGCATGAGCGGGTGGCCGAGGAGAGCGGGCTGCCGGTCCTCGGCTTCTTTCTGCACGGCGAGGCGGGCGGCTATCCCTACCCGCCCGAGCTGATCCGCCGGCTGCTCGCGCTGCCGTCCGCCGCCGGGGTCAAACTCGCCACGCTGGACCGGGCGATGGCCTGCCAGGACGCGATCCGCGCGGCAGGCGAGAGCGGCAAGCTGGTCATCACCGGCGAGGACCGTATGTTCGGTCCCTCGCTGATGTGGGGCGCGGACTCCGCGCTGGTGGGCATCGCGGCGGCGCGGGTGTCCCTGACGACGGCGGTCCTGGACTGCTGGCGGGCGGGTGACCACACCGGGTTCGTACGGGCGTCGGCCCGGCTGGACCGGTTCGCGGAAGCGACCTTCCTGGCGCCCATCGAGGGCTATGTGCAGCGGATGCTGTGGGCGGCGGTCTGGGAGGGGCTGATCCCGGAGGAGGCGGCGCACGATCCGTACGGCCCCACGCTGCCGCCGACGGAGCGGCAGGTCGTGGTTGATTGCCTGGCGCAGCTCGCGAAGGACGATGACTAG
- a CDS encoding RNA polymerase sigma factor, with protein MNGSPGRPDEDATIIADSLERPELFGELYRRHAAGIHRYAARRLGEGSAEDITADTFLTAFRMRARYDVARSSAQPWLYGIAANLIGRHRRTEVRALRALARTRHDPVAESWTDRSDNRVAAQAAQGLLAGALAALSAGDRHVLLLVAWADLGYQEVAEALSIPVGTVRSRLNRARKKVRSALGGVDPTLVYDFQEVAGRG; from the coding sequence GTGAACGGCTCGCCCGGCAGACCTGACGAGGACGCCACGATCATCGCCGACTCCCTTGAGCGCCCCGAGCTCTTCGGCGAGCTCTATCGCCGGCACGCCGCGGGAATTCATCGTTATGCGGCCCGCCGGCTCGGCGAGGGGTCGGCCGAGGACATCACCGCCGACACCTTCCTGACCGCATTTCGCATGCGTGCGCGCTACGACGTCGCACGCTCAAGCGCCCAGCCCTGGCTGTACGGGATAGCCGCCAACCTGATCGGAAGGCATCGCCGCACCGAGGTACGTGCGCTCAGGGCACTGGCCCGCACCCGCCACGACCCCGTGGCCGAGTCCTGGACCGACCGTTCCGACAACCGGGTCGCTGCCCAGGCGGCACAGGGGCTGCTCGCGGGTGCCCTGGCCGCCCTGTCGGCAGGTGACCGGCATGTACTGCTGCTGGTCGCCTGGGCCGACCTCGGCTACCAGGAGGTCGCCGAAGCACTGTCCATCCCGGTGGGCACGGTCCGCTCCCGCCTCAACCGGGCCCGCAAGAAGGTCCGCAGCGCTCTCGGCGGCGTCGACCCCACGCTCGTATACGACTTCCAGGAGGTGGCGGGCCGTGGATGA